The Pasteurella multocida genome contains a region encoding:
- the rsxA gene encoding electron transport complex subunit RsxA, whose protein sequence is MTEYILLIISTALINNFVLVKFLGLCPFMGVSKKIETAIGMSLATMFVLTVASISAYLIDTYILTPLSATFLRTLVFILVIAVVVQFTEMVINKTSPTLYRLLGIFLPLITTNCAVLGVALLNINQAHTLTQSVIYGFGASLGFGLVLVLFAALRERLAAADVPHVFKGASIALITAGLMSLAFMGFTGLVR, encoded by the coding sequence ATGACAGAATACATTCTCCTTATTATTAGTACAGCCTTAATTAATAACTTTGTCCTGGTGAAATTTCTAGGGCTTTGTCCTTTTATGGGCGTTTCTAAAAAAATTGAAACCGCAATTGGCATGAGTTTAGCGACCATGTTTGTCCTTACTGTTGCTTCAATCTCTGCTTATTTAATTGATACCTATATTCTTACTCCCTTAAGCGCGACTTTTTTACGTACTCTCGTCTTTATTTTAGTAATTGCTGTGGTGGTACAATTTACTGAAATGGTCATCAATAAAACCAGTCCTACACTGTATCGTTTATTGGGGATTTTTCTCCCACTCATTACGACAAATTGTGCTGTACTTGGCGTCGCACTGTTAAATATTAATCAAGCACACACCCTGACCCAATCAGTGATTTATGGTTTTGGTGCATCATTAGGTTTTGGCTTAGTGCTTGTTCTCTTTGCTGCCTTACGTGAACGCTTAGCCGCGGCAGACGTGCCTCATGTTTTTAAAGGTGCCTCGATTGCTTTAATCACAGCAGGGTTAATGTCACTTGCCTTTATGGGCTTTACAGGATTGGTGAGATGA
- the rsxB gene encoding electron transport complex subunit RsxB — protein sequence MIMTTVYFILVAIAVLALIFGAILGFASVKLKVEADPIVEKIDALLPQSQCGQCGYPGCKPYAEAIANGDDITKCIPGGQTVIVNIAELMGVEPPTTDIEGDPAPMVAFIDEDMCIGCTKCIQACPVDAIIGTNKAMHTIIPDLCTGCELCVPPCPTDCISMIKVESTIHNWNWKFDPKLVIPIVDTTTTQKKLIKGE from the coding sequence ATGATAATGACAACAGTCTATTTTATCCTCGTCGCTATCGCTGTATTAGCGTTGATATTTGGTGCAATCTTAGGCTTTGCTTCCGTTAAACTGAAAGTAGAAGCCGATCCAATTGTGGAAAAAATCGATGCTTTATTACCACAAAGCCAATGTGGTCAATGTGGTTATCCCGGTTGTAAACCCTATGCTGAAGCCATTGCTAATGGTGATGATATCACTAAGTGTATTCCCGGGGGGCAAACCGTAATCGTCAATATTGCCGAATTAATGGGAGTTGAGCCACCCACAACGGATATTGAGGGTGATCCAGCACCTATGGTTGCCTTTATTGATGAAGACATGTGTATAGGTTGCACAAAATGCATTCAAGCCTGTCCTGTCGATGCCATTATTGGCACAAATAAAGCCATGCATACCATTATTCCTGATCTTTGTACGGGCTGTGAACTTTGTGTACCACCTTGTCCAACAGATTGTATTTCCATGATTAAGGTAGAAAGTACAATTCATAACTGGAATTGGAAATTCGATCCTAAACTGGTTATTCCCATTGTTGATACCACAACAACACAGAAAAAATTGATCAAAGGGGAATAA
- the rsxC gene encoding electron transport complex subunit RsxC has product MDVLTRFNSGKLWDFKGGVHPPERKSQSNQKPIRHAKLVEHFYIPVVQHAGEAGNILVKVGDYVFKGQPLTQGDGLRVLPVHASTSGFIRAIAPYASAHPSGLATLCLHLEADGKDQWREQHPLDDFLTQTPEKLIEKLYQAGVAGLGGAVFPTAAKLHSAEKQVKLLIINGAECEPYITCDDRLMRDYADEIIEGTRILRYILRPEKVVIAVEDNKPEAVAALRQVLQGANDIEIRVIPTKYPSGAAKQLIQILTGMEVPSGQRSSSIGVLMQNVATAFAVKRAIMDDEPLIERVVTLTGDKVRHKGNYWVRLGTPIYQLLQQVDYHYDDRFPVFMGGPMMGFILPDLQAPVTKMTNCLLAPDHFEYAPPAPEQSCIRCSACSDACPVSLMPQQLYWFARSEDHEKSEEYALKDCIECGLCAYVCPSHIPLIQYFRQEKAKIWEIQQKAKQAEEAKQRFEARQARLAREEQERKARAQKAMEARRQEMKTAQGIDPVQAALERLKAKKADNDSSAKVEIKTIVTEKGDILPDNSDIMAQRKARRLARQQQTQNTDASQIETNEENKSTDSKSAVAAAIARAKAKKAAQQGSALEQDEISSSNTLSVGNDTELVADDPRKAAIAAAIARAKAKKAAQQGSALEQDEISSSDTLSVGNDTEPVAEDPRKAAIAAAIARAKAKKATQQGSALEKDEISSSDTLSVGNEAELVAEDPRKVAIAAAIARAKAKKAAQQGSALEKDKISSSDTLSVENEAEPVAEDPRKVAIATAIARAKAKKAAKANNHDA; this is encoded by the coding sequence ATGGATGTTTTAACACGTTTTAATTCAGGTAAATTGTGGGATTTTAAAGGTGGTGTCCATCCGCCTGAACGGAAATCGCAGTCAAACCAAAAACCGATTCGTCACGCAAAATTAGTTGAGCATTTTTATATTCCCGTTGTGCAACATGCTGGTGAGGCTGGAAATATTTTAGTTAAAGTCGGCGATTATGTATTCAAAGGTCAGCCGTTAACACAAGGCGATGGCTTACGTGTGTTACCTGTCCATGCCTCTACGTCGGGTTTTATTCGAGCCATTGCACCTTATGCTAGTGCGCACCCTTCCGGCTTGGCGACACTTTGTTTGCATCTTGAAGCGGATGGTAAAGATCAATGGCGTGAACAACACCCCCTTGACGATTTCCTCACCCAAACGCCTGAAAAGCTGATTGAAAAACTCTATCAAGCGGGTGTCGCTGGGTTAGGTGGTGCTGTTTTCCCAACCGCAGCTAAACTGCATTCTGCTGAAAAACAAGTCAAATTATTAATTATTAATGGGGCTGAATGTGAACCTTATATTACCTGTGATGATCGTTTAATGCGCGACTACGCGGATGAAATCATCGAAGGTACTCGCATTTTACGCTATATTTTACGCCCTGAAAAAGTCGTGATCGCGGTCGAGGACAATAAACCAGAAGCCGTTGCAGCTTTACGTCAAGTTTTACAAGGCGCGAATGACATCGAGATCCGTGTCATTCCTACTAAATATCCTTCTGGTGCCGCTAAGCAATTAATTCAAATCCTCACCGGCATGGAAGTCCCCAGCGGTCAACGCTCTTCCAGTATTGGTGTATTGATGCAAAATGTTGCTACGGCCTTTGCTGTTAAACGAGCAATTATGGATGATGAGCCACTGATTGAACGTGTTGTCACATTAACGGGAGACAAAGTACGTCATAAAGGCAATTATTGGGTACGCTTAGGCACTCCAATCTATCAGCTCTTACAGCAAGTGGACTATCATTATGACGATCGTTTTCCTGTGTTTATGGGAGGACCGATGATGGGCTTTATCTTGCCAGATTTGCAGGCTCCCGTCACCAAAATGACCAACTGTTTATTAGCCCCAGATCATTTTGAATATGCCCCACCTGCCCCAGAACAATCTTGTATCCGTTGTTCTGCTTGCTCTGATGCCTGCCCGGTAAGCTTGATGCCACAACAACTGTACTGGTTCGCACGTAGTGAAGATCATGAGAAATCCGAAGAATATGCCCTGAAAGACTGCATTGAATGTGGCTTATGCGCTTATGTCTGCCCAAGTCATATTCCGTTAATCCAGTACTTCCGCCAAGAAAAAGCCAAAATTTGGGAAATTCAACAAAAAGCCAAACAAGCAGAAGAGGCCAAACAGCGTTTTGAAGCACGCCAAGCACGTTTAGCACGTGAAGAACAAGAACGTAAAGCACGAGCACAAAAAGCCATGGAAGCGCGCCGTCAAGAAATGAAAACGGCGCAAGGAATAGACCCTGTTCAAGCCGCGCTTGAACGTTTAAAAGCGAAAAAAGCTGATAATGACAGCAGTGCGAAGGTGGAAATCAAAACAATTGTGACAGAAAAAGGCGACATCTTACCTGATAACAGCGATATTATGGCGCAACGTAAAGCACGTCGCTTAGCACGCCAACAGCAAACACAAAACACCGACGCTTCGCAGATTGAAACAAACGAAGAAAATAAATCAACTGACAGCAAATCGGCTGTTGCCGCTGCCATTGCGCGCGCTAAAGCCAAGAAAGCGGCACAGCAAGGCAGTGCGCTAGAACAAGACGAAATTTCATCAAGTAATACGCTTAGTGTAGGAAATGACACAGAACTGGTAGCGGATGATCCGCGTAAAGCGGCGATTGCCGCCGCCATTGCGCGCGCGAAAGCCAAGAAAGCGGCACAGCAAGGAAGTGCGCTAGAACAAGACGAAATTTCATCAAGTGATACGCTTAGTGTAGGAAATGACACAGAACCGGTAGCAGAAGATCCACGCAAAGCGGCGATTGCCGCCGCCATTGCGCGCGCTAAAGCTAAAAAAGCAACACAGCAAGGCAGTGCGCTAGAAAAAGACGAAATTTCATCAAGTGATACGCTTAGTGTAGGAAATGAAGCCGAATTGGTAGCTGAAGACCCACGCAAAGTGGCGATTGCCGCCGCCATTGCCCGTGCCAAAGCTAAGAAAGCGGCACAACAAGGAAGTGCGCTAGAAAAAGACAAAATTTCATCAAGTGATACGCTTAGTGTAGAAAATGAAGCCGAACCGGTAGCAGAAGATCCACGCAAAGTGGCGATTGCTACCGCCATTGCGCGCGCTAAAGCTAAGAAAGCCGCTAAAGCCAATAATCATGACGCATAA
- a CDS encoding porin, which yields MKKTIVALAVAAVAATSANAATVYNQDGTKVDVNGSVRLLLKKEKDMRGDLIDNGSRVSFKASHDLGEGLSVLGYAELRFSKDVKDKEGKVNQPIGNEVHAKRLYAGFAYEGLGTLTFGNQLTIGDDVGVSDYTYFNSGINGVLITSGQKAINFKSAEFNGFTFGGAYVFSGDANKDALRDGRGFVVAGLYNRQIGDVGFAFEAGYSQKYVKQKVEQPQPLPPGQVERFKDEKEKAFLVGAELSYAGLALGVDYAQSKVTNVDGKKRALEVGLNYDLNDKAKVYTDFIWEKEGPKGDVERTRTVAVGFGYKLHKQVETFVEGAWGRTKDADGKTTKDNVVGTGLRVHF from the coding sequence ATGAAAAAGACAATCGTAGCATTAGCAGTCGCAGCAGTAGCAGCAACTTCAGCAAACGCAGCAACAGTTTACAATCAAGACGGTACAAAAGTTGATGTAAACGGTTCTGTACGTTTACTTCTTAAAAAAGAAAAAGATATGCGTGGTGATTTAATTGATAACGGTTCACGCGTTTCTTTCAAAGCATCTCATGACTTAGGTGAAGGCTTAAGCGTATTAGGTTATGCAGAACTTCGTTTTAGTAAAGATGTGAAAGATAAAGAGGGTAAAGTTAACCAACCAATCGGTAACGAAGTTCATGCTAAACGTCTTTATGCGGGTTTTGCGTATGAAGGTTTAGGTACATTAACTTTTGGTAACCAATTAACAATTGGTGATGATGTTGGTGTGTCTGATTACACTTATTTTAACAGTGGTATCAATGGCGTACTTATTACTAGTGGTCAAAAAGCAATTAACTTCAAATCAGCAGAGTTCAACGGTTTCACATTTGGTGGTGCGTATGTGTTCTCAGGCGATGCAAACAAAGATGCATTACGTGATGGTCGCGGTTTCGTAGTAGCAGGTTTATACAACAGACAAATCGGTGATGTTGGTTTTGCATTCGAAGCAGGCTATAGCCAAAAATATGTAAAACAGAAAGTTGAACAACCTCAGCCTTTACCTCCTGGTCAAGTAGAGCGTTTCAAAGATGAAAAAGAAAAAGCTTTCTTGGTCGGTGCAGAATTATCGTACGCTGGTTTAGCGCTTGGTGTTGACTACGCACAATCTAAAGTGACTAACGTAGATGGTAAAAAACGTGCACTTGAAGTGGGTTTAAACTATGACCTTAATGATAAAGCGAAAGTTTATACAGACTTCATCTGGGAAAAAGAAGGTCCTAAAGGTGATGTTGAAAGAACTCGCACTGTAGCTGTAGGTTTTGGTTACAAACTTCACAAACAAGTTGAAACCTTTGTTGAAGGTGCTTGGGGAAGAACAAAAGATGCAGATGGTAAAACAACAAAAGATAATGTAGTTGGTACAGGTTTACGCGTACACTTCTAA
- the prmB gene encoding 50S ribosomal protein L3 N(5)-glutamine methyltransferase codes for MTHNQELIETIIADQVHQELHSIQDFLRWTYSTFNRSDIYYGHGYNNAWDEALQLVLTTLALPIDFPNECYAAHLTRSEKEVLLRLIIQRLEKRIPVAYLTHQAWFCGLNFYVDERVIVPRSPISALIQEGFSPLLPQEPKRILDMCTGSGCIAIACAERFPEAEVDAVDLSSDALDVAQINIERHNMLDRVYPIQSDLFHDLAKDQYDLIVANPPYVDLEDLSDMPAEFHHEPEMALGSGVDGLEITKKILYAAPDYLTEQGVLVCEVGNSMVHLIEQYPDVPFNWVELKNGGVGVFALTQAELMQYRHLFQ; via the coding sequence ATGACACATAATCAAGAGCTGATTGAAACAATCATTGCTGATCAAGTTCATCAAGAATTGCATTCTATTCAAGATTTTCTCCGCTGGACTTACAGCACCTTTAACCGCTCCGATATTTATTATGGTCATGGCTATAATAATGCCTGGGATGAAGCCTTACAGCTTGTTTTAACAACCTTAGCCTTGCCTATTGATTTTCCTAATGAATGTTATGCAGCGCATCTGACTCGCTCAGAAAAAGAGGTATTATTACGCCTGATTATTCAACGTTTAGAAAAACGTATCCCCGTTGCTTATCTGACCCATCAAGCATGGTTCTGTGGCTTAAATTTCTACGTAGATGAGCGCGTCATTGTGCCGCGTTCACCAATCAGCGCCCTCATTCAAGAAGGTTTTTCACCACTATTACCGCAGGAACCTAAACGTATTTTAGACATGTGTACAGGCAGTGGTTGTATTGCTATCGCTTGTGCAGAACGTTTCCCTGAAGCAGAAGTAGATGCCGTCGATCTGTCCTCTGATGCGCTTGATGTCGCGCAAATTAACATTGAGCGCCACAATATGCTCGATCGTGTTTACCCTATCCAATCAGATTTATTTCATGACTTAGCCAAAGATCAGTATGATTTGATTGTGGCAAACCCACCTTATGTTGATCTGGAAGACTTATCTGATATGCCAGCTGAATTTCATCATGAACCAGAAATGGCATTAGGATCTGGCGTCGATGGTCTAGAAATTACCAAAAAAATTCTCTATGCCGCGCCAGATTATTTAACAGAGCAAGGTGTGTTAGTCTGTGAAGTGGGTAATAGCATGGTACATTTAATTGAGCAATATCCTGATGTGCCTTTTAATTGGGTTGAACTCAAAAACGGGGGTGTCGGTGTCTTTGCGCTAACTCAGGCAGAACTGATGCAATACCGCCACCTATTTCAATAA
- a CDS encoding porin: MKKTLIALAISSFAVTSVSAATIFDKEGTKVDVSGSVRLLLQRETNHRTDLKDKGSRVTFDVTHQLGEGLSALGQVEVRFSDKGIGDQTKISRLFAGFNHEAVGKLTFGKQLTIGDDIGLSDYTYNLGGVNKLVTSGEKVIHFKSADFAGFRFGADYVFDEDPSKTEAANKKNINNNAYVLGVFYNRTVGDLGFALEAGYSSKKIGDAMLSVNQKAWTVGGELSYQDFAVAVDYSQVKSGDVSTILWRGQKHPGQPNQDDSFHKVREVELGLKYQFIPESKIYTDFIWGKAVTAYDRTVRLRAYIAGVDYKFHKNVVTYLEGGVFRYKHDNDLDPTLRDKKLGVGLRVFF, encoded by the coding sequence ATGAAAAAAACACTTATTGCATTAGCGATCAGCTCATTTGCAGTGACTTCTGTCAGTGCAGCAACCATTTTCGATAAAGAAGGAACCAAAGTGGATGTAAGCGGTTCTGTTCGTTTACTTTTACAACGTGAAACCAATCATCGTACCGACTTAAAAGATAAAGGATCACGTGTGACCTTTGATGTCACTCATCAGTTAGGTGAGGGATTAAGTGCATTAGGACAAGTTGAAGTGCGTTTTAGCGATAAAGGGATTGGTGATCAGACTAAAATTTCTCGTTTATTTGCTGGGTTTAATCACGAAGCAGTAGGTAAATTAACGTTCGGTAAACAGTTAACAATTGGTGATGATATCGGTTTATCGGATTACACGTACAACTTAGGTGGTGTCAATAAATTAGTCACCAGTGGTGAAAAAGTCATCCATTTCAAATCAGCAGATTTTGCAGGTTTCCGTTTTGGTGCAGACTATGTATTTGATGAAGATCCATCTAAAACAGAAGCAGCAAATAAAAAGAATATTAATAACAACGCTTATGTGTTAGGCGTATTTTATAACCGAACTGTGGGTGATTTGGGTTTTGCTTTAGAAGCCGGATACAGCAGCAAAAAAATCGGTGATGCCATGCTATCTGTTAATCAGAAAGCTTGGACAGTAGGCGGTGAGTTAAGTTACCAAGATTTTGCAGTGGCAGTAGATTACTCCCAAGTTAAAAGCGGTGACGTTAGTACGATTCTATGGCGTGGACAAAAACATCCGGGTCAACCTAATCAAGATGATAGTTTCCACAAAGTTCGCGAAGTCGAATTAGGTTTGAAATATCAATTTATTCCAGAGTCAAAAATCTATACGGACTTTATCTGGGGTAAAGCCGTGACAGCTTATGATCGCACAGTGAGATTACGTGCGTATATCGCGGGTGTGGACTATAAATTCCATAAAAATGTGGTCACTTATTTAGAAGGTGGCGTATTTAGATACAAACATGACAATGATTTAGATCCAACTTTGAGAGATAAAAAATTGGGTGTAGGTTTACGCGTGTTCTTCTAA
- the smrB gene encoding endonuclease SmrB, producing the protein MLEPDDIALFRGAVKGVKALKQDKFIAPRQKMSKKKSTLRDIREKEDTLFYFSDEYEPLLNEESAVRYLREGEDSHILKQLRRGDFSPELFLDLHGLTKEQAKIELASLLQACENEHVYCASVMTGYGSYILKRQIPRWLVQHPKVRALHQAPKAWGGDAAILILFEV; encoded by the coding sequence ATGTTAGAGCCGGATGATATTGCGTTATTCCGCGGTGCAGTCAAAGGGGTGAAAGCGCTTAAGCAGGATAAGTTTATTGCCCCTCGTCAGAAAATGTCTAAAAAGAAATCAACATTAAGAGATATTCGCGAAAAAGAGGATACCCTCTTTTACTTCTCGGATGAATATGAGCCATTGTTAAATGAAGAAAGTGCGGTGAGATATTTACGTGAAGGCGAAGATTCTCATATTTTAAAGCAATTACGGCGCGGTGATTTTTCGCCAGAACTTTTTTTGGATCTTCATGGGCTGACTAAAGAACAAGCGAAAATAGAACTCGCCAGTTTATTACAAGCCTGCGAAAATGAACATGTGTATTGCGCGAGTGTGATGACCGGTTATGGTTCGTATATTTTAAAGCGCCAAATTCCACGTTGGTTAGTACAACATCCTAAAGTACGCGCCTTACATCAAGCCCCAAAAGCATGGGGCGGTGATGCAGCTATTTTAATTTTGTTTGAGGTTTAA
- the rsxD gene encoding electron transport complex subunit RsxD, giving the protein MFKMVSSPHTHSGKLTMRIMLWVILAMLPAMGVQLYYFGFGVLIQVALAISFALCLEGIVTVLRQKPTLFYLSDFSVILTALILAMAIPPYAPYWLILIGTFCAVILGKHVYGGLGQNLFNPAMVGYVVLLISFPLQMTTWLPPIQLLNEPPTLLDAYSLIFTGFSTDGFSLHQFTQSVDAITQATPLDSAKVILKEGVNYHTLLQSPIFEAGFAIGWWQVNLAFLLGGLFLIWKRIIHWQIPVAMLVSFTLLAAITELVASIPYLKTLPHLFSGAMMFGAFFIATDPVTASITPRGKLVFGALVGFLVYIIRFYGNYPDGVAFAVLLGNICVPLIDHYTRPRVSGHRQ; this is encoded by the coding sequence ATGTTTAAAATGGTCAGTTCCCCTCATACTCATTCCGGTAAACTCACAATGCGTATTATGTTGTGGGTCATTTTAGCAATGCTACCGGCAATGGGTGTGCAACTCTACTATTTTGGCTTTGGTGTCTTAATTCAAGTGGCATTAGCCATCAGCTTCGCCTTATGTTTGGAGGGAATTGTCACCGTATTACGCCAAAAACCGACGCTGTTCTATCTGTCAGATTTCAGTGTGATTTTAACTGCGCTGATTCTTGCTATGGCCATTCCCCCTTACGCCCCCTATTGGTTGATTCTGATTGGGACATTTTGCGCGGTGATCTTAGGTAAACATGTTTATGGTGGCTTAGGGCAAAACTTATTCAATCCAGCGATGGTTGGTTATGTGGTGTTACTAATATCGTTCCCATTACAAATGACCACTTGGTTACCTCCAATCCAATTGCTTAATGAACCCCCTACTTTACTGGATGCTTATTCGTTAATTTTTACAGGATTTAGCACAGATGGCTTTAGCCTACATCAATTTACGCAGTCCGTAGATGCGATAACACAAGCAACGCCACTTGATAGTGCCAAAGTGATCTTAAAAGAGGGTGTTAACTATCACACATTGCTTCAATCACCAATTTTTGAGGCGGGATTTGCGATTGGCTGGTGGCAAGTTAATTTGGCATTTTTATTAGGTGGGCTATTTTTAATTTGGAAACGGATCATTCACTGGCAAATCCCCGTCGCCATGCTAGTCAGTTTTACACTTTTGGCGGCAATCACGGAACTCGTGGCAAGTATCCCTTATCTGAAAACTTTACCGCATTTATTCAGTGGTGCCATGATGTTTGGTGCGTTCTTTATAGCTACCGATCCGGTCACTGCCTCGATTACCCCACGAGGTAAACTCGTATTCGGGGCACTGGTTGGCTTTTTGGTGTATATCATTCGTTTCTACGGCAATTATCCGGACGGGGTTGCCTTTGCGGTGCTATTAGGCAATATCTGTGTACCACTCATTGATCACTATACCCGACCACGTGTCAGCGGTCATCGTCAATAA